Proteins encoded by one window of Polyodon spathula isolate WHYD16114869_AA chromosome 16, ASM1765450v1, whole genome shotgun sequence:
- the LOC121328329 gene encoding platelet glycoprotein IX-like produces the protein MNFVIPATLLICCVPDAKPCPSSCDCSLLGDEGLQVDCSSRWLKEVPTLPDKTVLLDLQNNMLTGIQAGRFDRLHHLQRLNLSQNPLSCDCDIVYLKHWLDDNANVSVTGATCKDPASPETPTTITQLNGNEFAGCRSTNPIDCWGLLRIDLTILGVFVLLVLIPVAYLYLITKRLACCIAMTMDTVLYRRTTVRRLKSQ, from the coding sequence ATGAACTTTGTGATACCTGCTACCCTCCTAATCTGCTGCGTTCCTGATGCCAAGCCCTGCCCATCTTCCTGCGACTGCAGCCTGCTGGGAGATGAAGGCTTGCAGGTTGACTGCAGCTCCCGGTGGCTGAAGGAGGTGCCAACCCTGCCCGACAAAACAGTCTTACTTGACCTCCAAAACAACATGCTAACGGGCATTCAGGCCGGTAGATTCGACAGACTGCATCACCTACAGCGTCTGAACCTATCCCAGAACCCCTTGAGCTGTGACTGCGATATCGTGTACCTCAAACACTGGTTGGATGACAATGCCAATGTGTCTGTGACGGGAGCCACCTGCAAAGACCCAGCTAGCCCAGAGACACCGACCACTATAACCCAGCTTAATGGCAACGAGTTTGCGGGCTGCAGAAGCACCAATCCGATCGACTGCTGGGGTCTCCTCCGAATTGATCTAACCATCTTAGGTGTTTTTGTCCTGCTGGTACTCATTCCGGTGGCTTATTTGTATTTGATCACAAAACGATTAGCTTGTTGTATTGCGATGACAATGGACACTGTACTTTATAGAAGAACTACAGTGAGGAGGCTAAAATCCcaataa